The Neochlamydia sp. S13 genome has a segment encoding these proteins:
- a CDS encoding methyltransferase: MNTYKDIHCPHFAICSGCTINKDVDNPPLLKEVQNFFSEQNVPFNYYSEQVVKWRYRAKLAVRGSAENPLIGLYENGTHQVVDIPLCRVHHPSINQAVEKLKTWIKVYKIKPYNEITQEGLLRYVQCVVNRSSGRVQLSLVLNASGGREELLAAKLLWELNPDGWHSIWINWNQQRTNVIFGKEWVLVEGEEDLWETLAGAKACFHPANFAQANLAVFERLLNDLKSSLIAKEKIVEYYAGVGVIGFSLAKKAEKIECCEINPWAQISFEKARQHQGFSHISLVSGSSSSHTELLNHANVVIVDPPRKGLDRSLLSALLENEFPQELHYISCGWNSFKHDWKELTKGWQLICAQAYLFFPGTNQLEVVAKFKKK, from the coding sequence ATGAATACTTATAAAGATATCCATTGTCCTCATTTTGCTATCTGTTCAGGTTGTACAATCAATAAAGATGTCGATAATCCCCCTCTTTTGAAAGAAGTTCAGAACTTTTTTTCTGAACAAAACGTGCCTTTTAATTACTATTCTGAGCAAGTGGTGAAATGGCGTTACCGTGCTAAGCTGGCAGTGAGAGGCTCTGCTGAAAACCCTCTTATCGGCCTCTATGAAAATGGAACCCATCAAGTAGTAGATATACCCTTATGCCGAGTGCATCATCCTTCAATTAACCAAGCCGTTGAAAAATTAAAAACATGGATCAAGGTTTATAAAATCAAGCCTTATAATGAAATCACTCAGGAAGGGCTATTGCGTTATGTCCAGTGTGTTGTTAATAGGTCAAGCGGACGTGTACAGCTTTCTTTAGTTTTAAATGCTTCTGGTGGAAGAGAGGAGCTTTTAGCGGCCAAGCTTTTATGGGAGCTAAATCCCGATGGGTGGCATTCAATATGGATTAATTGGAATCAGCAGAGAACAAATGTAATATTTGGCAAAGAATGGGTGTTAGTAGAAGGCGAAGAAGACCTGTGGGAAACGCTTGCGGGCGCTAAGGCTTGCTTTCACCCAGCCAACTTCGCCCAAGCCAATTTAGCTGTATTTGAAAGGTTGTTAAATGATTTGAAAAGTAGCCTAATAGCTAAGGAAAAAATTGTTGAATACTACGCTGGCGTGGGGGTGATAGGTTTTTCATTAGCAAAGAAAGCTGAGAAGATTGAATGCTGTGAAATTAACCCTTGGGCCCAAATTTCTTTTGAAAAAGCTCGTCAGCACCAAGGTTTTTCTCATATTTCTTTAGTTTCAGGTTCCTCTTCCTCTCATACAGAACTATTAAATCATGCAAATGTAGTCATTGTAGATCCTCCACGTAAGGGCTTAGATCGCTCCTTGCTTAGTGCTTTGCTTGAAAATGAATTTCCTCAGGAACTGCATTATATTAGCTGTGGTTGGAACTCTTTTAAACACGATTGGAAAGAATTAACAAAGGGCTGGCAACTTATCTGTGCTCAAGCTTATTTATTTTTTCCTGGTACCAACCAATTAGAAGTCGTAGCAAAATTTAAGAAAAAATAA
- a CDS encoding UDP-N-acetylglucosamine diphosphorylase, translating into MNNFSPDYFFDLTTFAHARLFKSCTFVWNALSLIPSYLQTLALGEIEVPVPQGTYLVNPHLISIGQGTIIEPGAYIKGPCIIGQNCSVRHGAYIRGNFIAGNECVIGHATEVKNAIMFDKAQAGHFAYLGDTILGSRVNLGAGTKCANLRLNRQNVSIYLDGDFIETDLKKFGAIIGDDSQVGCNSVTNPGTLWGKQVICYPCVNAGGYIASHQLIRSSQKAIITPL; encoded by the coding sequence ATGAATAATTTTTCGCCTGACTATTTTTTTGATCTTACTACCTTTGCGCATGCTAGACTTTTTAAGAGTTGTACTTTTGTATGGAATGCTTTGTCTCTTATCCCCTCTTACCTGCAAACTCTTGCGTTAGGAGAAATTGAAGTTCCTGTTCCACAGGGAACTTATTTGGTAAATCCTCATTTAATTTCTATTGGTCAAGGTACTATTATTGAACCTGGTGCTTATATTAAAGGTCCTTGTATCATTGGCCAAAATTGTAGTGTGCGTCATGGTGCCTACATTCGAGGCAACTTTATTGCTGGAAATGAATGTGTAATTGGCCATGCTACCGAGGTGAAAAATGCTATCATGTTTGATAAAGCTCAAGCTGGCCATTTTGCTTACCTTGGTGATACCATTTTGGGCTCGCGTGTAAATTTAGGTGCTGGAACAAAATGTGCTAATCTGAGATTAAATCGTCAAAATGTTTCTATCTATTTAGATGGAGACTTCATTGAAACAGACTTAAAAAAATTTGGTGCTATTATAGGCGATGATTCGCAAGTAGGTTGTAATTCTGTAACCAATCCCGGAACTTTATGGGGCAAACAGGTGATCTGTTATCCATGTGTAAATGCAGGAGGATATATAGCTTCCCATCAACTTATTCGCTCATCTCAAAAAGCGATCATTACTCCTCTTTAA
- a CDS encoding polyprenyl synthetase family protein translates to MIKNDPFSYILAPYQLSFESSLRQAIPLLGPKTNLRDVCEYALMNGGKRFRPFLVLVIAKALNASVDVSFAALAVEFFHTASLLADDLPCMDNDDVRRDKPSAHKVYGESLALLASYALIASGYEFLAKNAKVLSLSRVLHSAHSDRICLLALENCSFNTGLLGATGGQFLDIYPPDLNINTLKEIIRMKTGTLFEISFVLGWLYGGGALDKLTDIKKAAYHFGMAFQIADDFGDVEQDAHQGKLINLVAKCGREDAFKMFLEEIEAFKVISQQLNLDVPELSTLCDLLTSQINLEKVE, encoded by the coding sequence ATGATTAAAAATGATCCTTTTTCTTACATTTTAGCACCCTACCAGCTCTCTTTCGAATCAAGCTTGCGTCAAGCTATCCCTCTTCTAGGTCCTAAAACAAACTTGCGTGACGTCTGTGAGTATGCCTTAATGAATGGTGGCAAGCGTTTTCGCCCCTTTTTGGTACTAGTAATTGCTAAAGCTTTGAATGCCTCAGTAGATGTATCTTTTGCAGCTCTTGCTGTTGAGTTTTTCCATACCGCTTCTTTATTGGCGGACGATTTGCCCTGTATGGATAACGATGATGTGCGAAGGGATAAGCCCAGTGCTCATAAAGTCTATGGAGAATCTCTAGCATTATTAGCTAGTTATGCTTTAATTGCTTCGGGGTATGAGTTTCTTGCTAAGAATGCAAAAGTACTAAGCTTATCGCGAGTACTTCATTCTGCCCATAGTGATAGAATTTGCCTTCTTGCTCTAGAAAATTGCTCATTTAATACAGGTCTTTTGGGGGCTACAGGAGGGCAATTTTTAGATATCTATCCTCCTGATCTAAATATAAATACCCTAAAAGAAATTATTCGGATGAAAACGGGCACTTTATTTGAGATTTCTTTTGTCTTAGGATGGTTATATGGAGGAGGAGCTTTAGATAAACTTACAGATATAAAAAAAGCTGCTTATCATTTTGGCATGGCTTTTCAAATTGCTGATGATTTTGGAGATGTCGAGCAAGATGCTCATCAAGGGAAGTTAATCAACTTGGTAGCCAAGTGTGGTAGAGAAGATGCTTTTAAAATGTTTTTAGAGGAAATAGAGGCGTTTAAAGTGATAAGCCAGCAGCTTAATCTGGATGTCCCTGAGTTAAGCACTTTATGTGACTTGCTTACTTCACAAATCAATTTGGAAAAAGTTGAATAA
- a CDS encoding IS3 family transposase (programmed frameshift), with the protein MSTKRKRHSSEFKAKVALEAFKGFKTINELATEYSVHPTQISQWKKHLIEALPVLFSSMDKVNKTDQKLVDNLYQQIGRLKVELDWLKKKLLLTRLEKRSLVDRQSKEISVERQCVLLGIERSTYYYHPREESEFNLKIMRLIDEEYTRHPFYGSRKMTICLHNQGLKVGRRRISGLMRLMGIEAIYQKPNLSKPNAEHHIYPYLLRGLQINKCNQVWSTDITYIPMKKGFLYLTAVMDWYSRYVLSWRLSNTLDVDFCIEAVKEAFLKGIPEIFNTDQGSQFTSNRFVDFVRGKNIAFSMDGKGRATDNIFVERLWRSVKYEDVYLRDYQDGLEVYQGLTRYFEFYNKNRPHQSLKYKTPAEAYGIIIN; encoded by the exons ATGTCCACAAAAAGAAAAAGACACTCGTCGGAGTTCAAAGCAAAAGTTGCATTAGAAGCATTTAAAGGGTTCAAAACCATTAACGAGCTTGCTACAGAATATTCGGTGCATCCAACTCAAATTTCTCAATGGAAAAAGCATCTCATAGAAGCTTTACCCGTACTCTTTAGCAGCATGGATAAAGTTAATAAGACAGATCAAAAGTTGGTTGACAACCTTTATCAACAGATCGGGCGTTTAAAGGTTGAGTTAGATTGGCTTAAAAAAAAACTAT TACTGACAAGGCTTGAAAAGCGCTCTTTAGTTGACCGTCAATCAAAAGAGATTTCAGTAGAAAGACAATGCGTACTTCTTGGGATAGAACGATCTACCTATTATTATCATCCAAGAGAAGAAAGTGAGTTCAACCTTAAAATAATGCGCTTGATAGATGAAGAATATACCAGGCATCCTTTTTATGGATCTAGAAAGATGACTATTTGTTTGCATAATCAGGGTTTAAAAGTAGGTAGAAGGCGGATTAGTGGGCTTATGAGATTAATGGGTATTGAAGCCATCTATCAAAAACCGAACTTAAGTAAACCTAATGCTGAGCATCATATATACCCCTATTTATTGAGAGGCTTGCAGATAAATAAGTGTAATCAAGTATGGAGTACGGACATAACGTACATACCAATGAAGAAGGGATTTTTATATTTAACAGCGGTGATGGATTGGTACAGTAGATATGTTCTTTCTTGGCGCCTTTCAAATACGCTAGATGTTGATTTTTGTATTGAAGCTGTAAAAGAAGCATTTTTAAAAGGTATTCCAGAGATTTTTAATACAGATCAAGGATCACAATTTACAAGCAACAGGTTTGTAGATTTTGTTAGAGGAAAAAATATTGCTTTTAGCATGGATGGAAAAGGAAGAGCAACAGATAATATATTTGTAGAGCGTTTGTGGAGGTCAGTCAAGTATGAAGATGTATATCTGAGAGATTATCAAGACGGACTTGAGGTTTATCAAGGACTTACCAGATATTTTGAGTTTTACAATAAAAACCGTCCCCATCAGTCTTTAAAATACAAGACCCCAGCGGAGGCATATGGAATAATAATTAATTAG
- the recA gene encoding recombinase RecA has protein sequence MAQANDAERKKALDLAVSQIKKQFGDGAIMSLGKHSSEREISVIKTGALSLDVALGIGGVPRGRVVEIYGPESSGKSTLALHIVANAQRNGGVAAYIDAEHALDPGYATKIGVNIDNLLISQPDSGEEALNIAEALARSNAIDVIIIDSVAALVPKSELEGEIGDTHVGLQARMMSQALRKLTSALAKSNTCAIFINQIREKIGVMYGNPETTTGGRALKFYSSVRLDIRRTAGIKGNENVEIGNRVRVKVAKNKMAPPFLTAEFDILFNEGISRTGTVIDMAAEYNIVDKKGAWFSYKGQRLGQGREAVREELKNNTKLLEELETLVLEHLNNKIAAKTSKASEAEESLAELMEV, from the coding sequence ATGGCTCAAGCTAACGATGCAGAACGTAAAAAAGCACTCGATTTGGCAGTTAGCCAAATTAAAAAGCAATTTGGCGATGGTGCCATTATGTCGCTCGGCAAACACTCTTCCGAGCGAGAAATTAGTGTAATTAAAACTGGCGCCCTTTCTTTAGATGTAGCGTTAGGCATTGGGGGAGTTCCCAGAGGACGCGTAGTGGAAATTTATGGGCCTGAATCTTCAGGTAAATCTACTTTAGCATTACATATAGTTGCTAATGCGCAACGTAATGGTGGTGTAGCGGCTTATATTGATGCAGAGCATGCTTTAGACCCTGGCTATGCGACTAAGATCGGGGTTAATATTGATAATCTATTAATTTCCCAACCTGATAGCGGAGAAGAAGCTTTAAACATTGCGGAAGCATTAGCTCGTTCGAATGCTATCGATGTAATTATCATCGACTCTGTAGCAGCCTTAGTGCCTAAATCAGAGCTTGAGGGGGAAATCGGTGATACTCACGTAGGTTTGCAAGCACGTATGATGTCCCAAGCTTTACGGAAGCTAACATCTGCTCTAGCTAAAAGCAACACTTGCGCTATTTTTATTAACCAAATTCGTGAGAAGATTGGGGTCATGTATGGCAACCCTGAGACCACCACAGGTGGAAGAGCTTTAAAATTTTATTCTTCTGTACGCTTGGATATTCGTCGTACAGCAGGAATTAAAGGAAATGAAAATGTAGAGATTGGTAATCGCGTACGAGTCAAAGTAGCAAAAAATAAAATGGCCCCTCCCTTCTTAACTGCTGAGTTTGATATTCTGTTCAACGAGGGCATTTCTCGCACCGGAACAGTTATTGACATGGCAGCTGAATACAATATTGTAGATAAAAAGGGTGCGTGGTTTAGCTACAAAGGCCAGCGTCTAGGGCAAGGTAGAGAAGCCGTTAGAGAAGAGCTTAAGAATAATACCAAGTTGCTAGAAGAACTGGAAACTTTAGTATTAGAGCATCTTAATAATAAGATTGCCGCCAAAACAAGTAAAGCCTCCGAAGCTGAAGAATCTTTAGCAGAGCTTATGGAAGTTTAA